In Necator americanus strain Aroian chromosome IV, whole genome shotgun sequence, the following proteins share a genomic window:
- a CDS encoding hypothetical protein (NECATOR_CHRIV.G13427.T2), producing the protein MPIRSHRLWKEGDSHLITRRLNWTVTHTHTSACHSLTLPRRARNVPEGADEPEFPILRGAIPMFPAPPVRAANPPPPRNFRRNSARLRAESPDTAIEYDQKELDALKRMREVAERQIKGLSLINDMRKDTSFVVVDDDVRAVREAEERYLIKELDAHLKAIDEGRINRPAMLLIMSPLCNYIDRLEIEVKNTRNLLSDIKNRQADLAAELEHVESIFRILERDSSQNNDQTKS; encoded by the exons atgcctatacggagtcatagattgtggaaagaagg tgattCTCATTTAATAACTCGTCGACTCAACTGGACGGTGACTCACACGCACACAAGCGCCTGCCATTCGCTGACCCTACCG CGCCGTGCTCGAAACGTGCCTGAGGGTGCCGATGAGCCTGAATTCCCCATTCTACGTGGAGCTATCCCTATGTTTCCGGCACCACCGGTACGCGCTGCAAATCCACCGCCACCACGGAATTTTCGGCGGAATTCCGCAAG acTTCGAGCCGAATCCCCAGACACCGCCATCGAGTACGATCAAAAGGAGCTGGATGCACTGAAACGAATGCGAG AAGTAGCCGAACGACAAATAAAAGGGCTATCTCTCATAAATGACATGCGGAAAGACACTTCATTCgttgtg GTTGATGATGATGTACGTGCTGTACGTGAAGCAGAAGAACGATATTTAATTAAGGAATTAGACGCTCATCTAAAAGCCATTGACGAagga agaattaACCGTCCCGCTATGTTACTGATAATGTCACCATTATGCAATTATATAGACCGACTTGAGATTGAAGTGAAGAAT ACCAGAAATCTTCTCTCCGACATTAAAAATCGTCAAGCCGACCTGGCTGCCGAATTGGAACATGTTGAAAGTATTTTTCGCATTTTAGAAAGGGATTCATCACAAAATAATGATCAAACTAAGAGCTGA
- a CDS encoding hypothetical protein (NECATOR_CHRIV.G13427.T1): protein MQRRARNVPEGADEPEFPILRGAIPMFPAPPVRAANPPPPRNFRRNSARLRAESPDTAIEYDQKELDALKRMREVAERQIKGLSLINDMRKDTSFVVVDDDVRAVREAEERYLIKELDAHLKAIDEGRINRPAMLLIMSPLCNYIDRLEIEVKNTRNLLSDIKNRQADLAAELEHVESIFRILERDSSQNNDQTKS, encoded by the exons ATGCAGCGCCGTGCTCGAAACGTGCCTGAGGGTGCCGATGAGCCTGAATTCCCCATTCTACGTGGAGCTATCCCTATGTTTCCGGCACCACCGGTACGCGCTGCAAATCCACCGCCACCACGGAATTTTCGGCGGAATTCCGCAAG acTTCGAGCCGAATCCCCAGACACCGCCATCGAGTACGATCAAAAGGAGCTGGATGCACTGAAACGAATGCGAG AAGTAGCCGAACGACAAATAAAAGGGCTATCTCTCATAAATGACATGCGGAAAGACACTTCATTCgttgtg GTTGATGATGATGTACGTGCTGTACGTGAAGCAGAAGAACGATATTTAATTAAGGAATTAGACGCTCATCTAAAAGCCATTGACGAagga agaattaACCGTCCCGCTATGTTACTGATAATGTCACCATTATGCAATTATATAGACCGACTTGAGATTGAAGTGAAGAAT ACCAGAAATCTTCTCTCCGACATTAAAAATCGTCAAGCCGACCTGGCTGCCGAATTGGAACATGTTGAAAGTATTTTTCGCATTTTAGAAAGGGATTCATCACAAAATAATGATCAAACTAAGAGCTGA
- a CDS encoding hypothetical protein (NECATOR_CHRIV.G13428.T2) produces the protein MRSVSLVVLLVLLFAFTDALKTKKQKKEDVYVQLQPDEPIVEPRYVKVPKPLTEYDKCKLECKKQRDAVNRKEHITALREQLAALEAEEAAAANAGVDGATASGESSEHMSENVGVPRS, from the exons ATGAGATCAGTATCTTTGGTTGTCCTATTGGTTTTACTGTTCGCGTTCACGGACGCTTTAAAAACTAA aaaacagaagaaagagGATGTCTACGTACAGTTGCAACCGGACGAACCCATTGTAGAGCCTCGTTACGTGAAGGTCCCAAAA CCACTTACCGAATATGACAAATGCAAATTGGAATGCAAGAAACAAAGAGATGCCGTTAATCGCAAAGAG catataACTGCTCTACGGGAACAGTTGGCTGCTTTGGAAGCTGAAGAGGCCGCTGCCGCAAACGCCGGTGTCGATGGAGCCACCGCTTCTGGAGAG TCTTCAGAACACATGTCCGAAAATGTCGGAGTGCCACGAAGCTGA
- a CDS encoding hypothetical protein (NECATOR_CHRIV.G13428.T1) produces the protein MRSVSLVVLLVLLFAFTDALKTKKQKKEDVYVQLQPDEPIVEPRYVKVPKPLTEYDKCKLECKKQRDAVNRKEHITALREQLAALEAEEAAAANAGVDGATASGENTCPKMSECHEAENGV, from the exons ATGAGATCAGTATCTTTGGTTGTCCTATTGGTTTTACTGTTCGCGTTCACGGACGCTTTAAAAACTAA aaaacagaagaaagagGATGTCTACGTACAGTTGCAACCGGACGAACCCATTGTAGAGCCTCGTTACGTGAAGGTCCCAAAA CCACTTACCGAATATGACAAATGCAAATTGGAATGCAAGAAACAAAGAGATGCCGTTAATCGCAAAGAG catataACTGCTCTACGGGAACAGTTGGCTGCTTTGGAAGCTGAAGAGGCCGCTGCCGCAAACGCCGGTGTCGATGGAGCCACCGCTTCTGGAGAG AACACATGTCCGAAAATGTCGGAGTGCCACGAAGCTGAAAATGGAGTCTGA